The region TTGCAGAAGAAATCCTCCCAAAAATAAATAATGGAATGCCAGATATGACTGACTGTAAGGGTATTGATCATTGGACCATATTTGAAGTCTCCCATTGGTGGATTGGCCCATGATGCAAGGGATAGCACATGTCTAACTGAAGATGGAGATGGTGCAGTGGTTAGCACATGCACAAAGGCAGGCCTTAATCAAagcaatttatttttatttttatttagttaAAATCATTGTCTCAAACTTCTGAATTTATGCTATATAAGCAGAATTTTATTACTATTTAAGTGACCTTAACAATATTTTGCGTCAAAAAATTGGCAAAAAATATAGAACCACGAGCATTCTCGAAGCACACACCATTCATTAGGAGCGACCTTATCACACATCATTACCACCAACCATTTTACTCGAATCTGTAGCTTTGCTACCTTTGCAACTAGAGGCAATGAAGATTGTATTCCTTCATTCTCTTTCTTGGCATTAATAATAAGAAGAACCATAGGTGCACCAACCAAGGCAGAGATTGGAGATACTACGATTGGAGTGCAGTGACCGTACCCAAGATAGATCTGAACCGACGGTTGCGGAGAATAACAAGCACATATCAGTTAGTTAGCTGGTGGAGCAGACACgtctcttatactccctccgtctcaaaataagtgtctcaactttgttctagctctagtacaaatttgtactaagctcaagacacttattttgggacagagggagtatatacttAAATGTTCAGAGCCATTACACCGGCTTGCAGTGACTAATGAGCACATCTTAGTTGACAATTCGTACTTATGGAGTAGTTTAGATGATTACTGGTCAATCTTCCATCTATTTGTATTGGGATAAGAAGGCCCTTTTTATTGTGTGTAACTGTGTATTTCCTCGGTCAAGATATGACTACTTTATGATTTGGTAATTTGTTTGTTACATGGTTGTGTGACTTTTGCCTCTTTATCAAAAGTTCCATAGAAGTAGAACATTCATGCTGTCTAAATGGAAATCAAATAACATCATTGTCCAGTCCCATCAAACTTCATATTCAGTACATGGCTGCATTAGTTACTAGAATTAGACATCATCTGTACTTGTGCTGTGCAAATGTTATGCAGGTATCCAATTGCGCTGTTTCCACCTTAAtaatatttagtttgatgcattggAGCATTTTTATAATTaggtttttcttgacatgcatgtaTGTTTGAAACAGTTGAACCATTCTCTTCAGTAACATGAGTCCTGAGTTTCTCTAAGGTAAGATGCATATTACAGCTGCGCTTACCATCTAACAATAGTACCAATTCCATAGGCTAGATTTCCAAGGGTAAAATATACTGCTTTGGAGTGTGTTGCTTTTTTTGGGGCACACTATGCCACACTCAAGTTAAGCAAGTTAGACTTTCCTAGGCTACGGTTTTGTTCCTGCCAAAGTTTTGCCTCTTGTGTATTCTATCCCAACATTCCATAACTTGTATGACAGATTTTGGAACCATAAAACTTGTGGCTGTCCACGCTGAAGAAGTGACAGTCTGTCGCATTGAACCAAGCCTCCCCTTATTTGTCCTATTGAGTTGCTGTCAAACAAAATTGAATGATCACAAAATGTATAACTATGCGTTCTATTACTTCACACAATCATTTCATTTTATGTTGTCATTTTCACCCAAAAGAAACTATACTTAAGTCAGAAAAATGGCTCTCTTCTTCATAAATAAAATAGGAAATAATGCCAAATTACACATCTGTACTATGAACAGAaagaatttcatatgaatttgatcacATGGTAATAGTGTAACGCTATATGTATCCCATTTTGTCATTTGTTGATCTTCCTTTTATTTCCTTCATGGCATCCATGGCTTCTGATATGTTCCAAATCAGGTAAATGGACGGTACACGATGAGACTGAAGAAGCGATTACAGTTTGAGGAAAAGAGAAGTGCCAACCAAAGAAGGGTAGGCTACTGTACCTTCATGCAGTGATATCTTCCCTGTATGCACTTCTTAGGTGTAATTTTTTTATCAAGTTTTTCGGTTCTCATGTTGATCGCGAGCCCCCTTTCACTAGCTTCAGCTCACTTTATTTCTGGAACAGCTCCTCTCTGATGCAGAGACAGTGCGGTGGCTAAATTATGCTGTTGAGAAGATGTGGCCAGTTTGCATGGAAAGGGTTGCATCTCAGCAGTTCCTTTTGCCCATATTCCCCTGGTTCATAAGCAAGTTCAAACCATGGACCGCAGTAAGCTTGGATTTTGCACACACACTCTCAGTTTGCTTATTTTTTCATGTGCCTCTTAGGAGAACAAGCTACTGGCTGTCTTAGGAGTATTCTTGGTTGTCCATGACATACTTATTATATGTGCAGAGGAAAGCtgagatccaaagcctttacttggGTCAGAATCCACCTATGTTTACAGATATCAGGGTCGTCAGTCAATCAACTGATGATGACCATCTGGTGTGTTAATGCGATACCTTTCATATAGATGTCTGCTCTGGTACTCACTACATAAATCTATAAAAATCGACATGTGATGTCCCAGGTTCTGGAGCTAGGAATGAACTTCCTTGCTGCAGATGATATGGATGCAAGGATGGCTGTACAACTAAGGAAGAGATTAGGGTTTGGTATTACAGCAAACATGCATATAACCGGCATGCATATTGAAGGCAAGGTAAGCAACTAACTGACATTTATGACCTACAGGCTTTACGCTAAGTAGGCGCACTATTGTTCAAGTGGGAGGGTGAAGTCGATTCTTTTAATATCCTCTGAACTCTTAATCTTAAGGAAAAATTGTTATGATTAAACATCTCATAAGGTTAGGTCTAGACTAAATGCGTGGACAAGAAAAAATGATGTCCCCGCAAAATGTAAATGGGATGATACAATCCACTAGAATAAGGGATACTCATATTTGTTTCCTCGGCTTCACTAAGATAGGGAGTTTAATACTTTAGGTTGCATTGTGCTCACCAGGCATGTCTGAATTTGTGTATAGGTCCTTGTTGGTGTGAGGTTTCTTCAACAGTGGCCCTTTATTGGGCGTGTACGAGTGTGCTTTGTTGAGCCTCCATACTTCCAGATGACAGTGAAGCCGCTATTTAGTCATGGGCTTGACGTGACTGAACTTCCAGGAATTTCTGGATGGCTTGTAAGTCCTCCTTTCGATGTgcttttttactttatttaattgtCATTACATTTCATTGAGGGTACTGATTTCCCTTGGTGTATTCAACTTTTCAGGACAGAATGTTGGATGTTGCCTTTGGACAGACCCTTGTTGAGGTTAGATTACAGAAGTCATGCATTTTCAAAGAAGCATGTATTTTTTAACGTTATTTTTCTGTATATACTAGCAATTGTTTGAAAATAACAATGTGTAGAACAGAATGCCACAGAACAGGTGGGCATTCGTATGAATTTATTGAGTAGTTTCTTGTTCTCTTTTTGTATACACGATAAAGAATGTTCTTTAAAATTTCTTTTACAGCCTAACATGCTAGTTATTGATATGGAGAAGTTTGCCTCAGAGTCGGAATCTACAGGTAAATGACATGAACTAATTGTTGTGCTTCAACTTGTTCTTGATCTGACTAATTTATTCCACTGTCTGGAATTGATTTGCATCTATTATTATGTTGTAGATAATTGGTTTACTGTTGATGAGAAGCCACCTATTGCGCATGCCAAGGTAGAGATCATGGAGGGGGCTGACATGAAACCTTCTGATCCAAATGGTATGTTCTCAACACCAAGATTGACTCAACATTTCTTTCAGGAAAATACGACTACATATTTAGACGATTCTCTATGAAATGCTCATTGAACTGATGCGCAGGTTTATCGGACCCGTATGTGAAAGGCCAGCTTGGACCATACCGTTTCCAGACAAAGATCCATAAGAAAACTCTCAACCCCAAATGGCTGGAGCAGTTCAAGATACCAATTACTTCATGGGAATCATCCAATCTTCTTTCTCTTCAAGTTCGAGACAAGGACCATATCTTTGATGACCCACTCGGGTTAGTCTCTTCCACAAAGCCATAACATCTCTTACAATCATTCAAATTGTGTACGATTGATTACATGCTTTGCATATACGTGGCATTCTTATTTCTCGATGATGATTTTCATGCAGCAATTGTTCAATCAGTATCAATAAACTGAGAGGAGGACAAAGACACGATATGTGGATTCCACTAAAGCATATAAAGACAGGGAGGGTTCATATAGCTGTTACGGTACTTGAAGATGAAAATGGAAAGGTGAGAACAGATTTGAGATTTTGAATTATTTGTTTGTTCTGGATGGGAGAACTGGGCCTCGACCAGCTGGCTAGCTAGAGCAGACTGAAATGCTCACAGCCCCGCTGGGTTGTTCACTTTACTAGATTTTTGACCTCAGAACTCTTAACaggtcaaattttagttttttaagATCTATATTTAATAAGGCTCAGTCTCCGCGGTGGTGCTCGCCTTTCTTCTTAAAAGAATGCCACCAAGGGCTAGTCATGGTTGGTAGAGTTCCTATTTTTTATTCTGGTTGCCAGCCAGTTTTTAGTAACTGATGGAGACGCAGTAGAAATACTACTATTGTGTTTGTTTGGATAGAAACCGGTAAGGATCAGAGTTTTTGTTGTCGCTGAACCATGCATGAATTGTACCATACTATGCATCTTAATGCGAGCTAGTCGTTCACACATGCTCTATCATGCTTGCAGGTACCTAGTGACGAAGATGAACTGTGTGGAACACCCAAGGAGGGGAAAGCTAGCACACCAGGGTCTAGTTTTTCTTCGAAGACCAACACCGAGAGTGCATCTTCTGCGGGATACCGGAATATGACCGATGAATATGAACCTGTGGACATCAAAGGACTGGAAAAGGCTGGAGTCTGGGTACACCGGCCTGGCAGCGATGTCGCCGCTACCTGGGAGCCTCGGAAGGGGCGAGCGCGGTGCCAGGACTCCCAAATACTGCGGGAAAATGATGGCTGCAGCGATAGCCCTCGGTCATCGGTGTCAGAATCTCAGACAAGCAACTCCAGCACTGAAGAACCAGCCAGCGGTAACAAATCGCATCGCCACCTTCGCAAGGTGAAGAAGGGTTTGGTGAAACTGGCTGGAGCTATGCGCCAcaacaagaactccaagaacacgagCGATGACGAAGAATCCTCTCCGTGCGAAACGCCGCACCCCAACATACGGCCTGTTGGAGAAAGCAGGGTGTTGGTAACGTATGTCGTCGATGAAGACGCGAGGAGCAGCAGCATGGAGCGGAGGTCGGATGACGCGCACTCCAGTCCCGAGAGAGCCGGGGAAGAGAGCCCGACGAAGGGACAGCTGAGGAAGAAGGCGGCGCATATGGTGAAACATGCGGGGAAAGCTGCTCATAACCTGAAGAGCATGCTCAGCAGGAAAGGCCTTGACAAGGGCAGAGAAGACGAGTGCAGAAACGAGGAGGAAGGCGATCTCGATGTGAAGAGAGTTGATTCTTTTCCTGCACGCAGCGGCGCTATGGGCGATGCTGCGGAGTCCTTGGCTGGTGGGA is a window of Triticum dicoccoides isolate Atlit2015 ecotype Zavitan chromosome 2B, WEW_v2.0, whole genome shotgun sequence DNA encoding:
- the LOC119362760 gene encoding C2 domain-containing protein At1g53590-like — protein: MDITEVTVVHHVALVLAALWAAGNAGWAHPALFLLALVYIFAVNGRYTMRLKKRLQFEEKRSANQRRLLSDAETVRWLNYAVEKMWPVCMERVASQQFLLPIFPWFISKFKPWTARKAEIQSLYLGQNPPMFTDIRVVSQSTDDDHLVLELGMNFLAADDMDARMAVQLRKRLGFGITANMHITGMHIEGKVLVGVRFLQQWPFIGRVRVCFVEPPYFQMTVKPLFSHGLDVTELPGISGWLDRMLDVAFGQTLVEPNMLVIDMEKFASESESTDNWFTVDEKPPIAHAKVEIMEGADMKPSDPNGLSDPYVKGQLGPYRFQTKIHKKTLNPKWLEQFKIPITSWESSNLLSLQVRDKDHIFDDPLGNCSISINKLRGGQRHDMWIPLKHIKTGRVHIAVTVLEDENGKVPSDEDELCGTPKEGKASTPGSSFSSKTNTESASSAGYRNMTDEYEPVDIKGLEKAGVWVHRPGSDVAATWEPRKGRARCQDSQILRENDGCSDSPRSSVSESQTSNSSTEEPASGNKSHRHLRKVKKGLVKLAGAMRHNKNSKNTSDDEESSPCETPHPNIRPVGESRVLVTYVVDEDARSSSMERRSDDAHSSPERAGEESPTKGQLRKKAAHMVKHAGKAAHNLKSMLSRKGLDKGREDECRNEEEGDLDVKRVDSFPARSGAMGDAAESLAGGKDKAL